One region of Scophthalmus maximus strain ysfricsl-2021 chromosome 15, ASM2237912v1, whole genome shotgun sequence genomic DNA includes:
- the spata7 gene encoding spermatogenesis-associated protein 7 homolog isoform X3, with the protein MIHSVKYNDQIRQERLRKGGRPQSAHSLSQNSSRASCSSAQSTISVQYDDNPYLCSRSSIVSSPRFSTSFHAKEIVYQSRRLDHPHHARPASGFNSCSPESALHRKQSCSLAASGDQGRYKTFQDPAQKTYSGDLLQKHSQHFTQDKPFTPKTLKSDKSSYLAKYRYYREPRKKPTQDCTSSNSNLQQETCHRSTKNKEYTQEFDEPSQGFITEHEWSEDEFNDTCFSESRQQSRVNKSRDHYLFDSSSRFSTGGRKSPIMKQVSAEEEELVYLEFISAVTEDILSRGHISERVLDRVIKRHIDMNRHQLDEGKMRHLLVVLRKDFEAPTNKSNSSAELKKKENDLLDSLLPYLGSGGKQMKTKEDDDMIPFASLVKYCDSSNYTDGLSVSPERTASPTNTNEKDKERDNQENCTGSPLLSEYVTDNTGVSEEDFQHNQVGTTATNEEVCNENHEKSAMNSDEGFDQDHGEVSHDRHSKELEDLGRSLSESLHVSSNTDCHSVEAADEQHANTVASDSDDEF; encoded by the exons ATGATACATAGTGTAAAAT ACAATGACCAGATCAGGCAGGAACGCCTGAGGAAAGGGGGTCGTCCTCAGTCAGCCCATTCTCTCTCACAGAACAGTAGCAgagcctcctgctcctcagccCAG AGTACAATATCTGTGCAGTATGATGACAACCCATACCTCTGCTCGAGGAGCTCCATTGTCTCCAGCCCAAGGTTCAGCACCTCCTTTCATGCCAAGGAGATTGTTTATCAATCACGTAGACTGGACCATCCCCATCACGCTCGCCCTGCATCAGGATTTAACTCCTGCAGCCCAGAGTCAGCTTTGCACAGAAAGCAGTCATGTTCACTGGCAGCTTCGGGAGATCAGGGTCGCTACAAGACTTTCCAGGACCCTGCCCAGAAGACGTACAGCGGAGACCTGCTCCAGAAACACTCACAGCACTTTACCCAGGACAAACCTTTCACCCCAAAGACCCTGAAATCAGATAAGAGTTCATACCTGGCAAAATATCGCTACTACAGAGAACCACGAAAGAAGCCTACTCAGGACTGCACCAGCTCCAACTCCAATTTGCAACAGGAGACATGTCACAGaag CACAAAAAACAAGGAATATACACAGGAATTTGATGAACCATCTCAG GGATTTATTACAGAGCACGAGTGGTCTGAGGATGAGTTCAACGACACATGTTTCTCAGAATCTAGACAGCAGAGTCGAGTAAACAAGAGCAGAGACCATTATTTATTTGACTCCTCATCCAG GTTTTCAACAGGAGGCAGGAAATCTCCAATAATGAAGCAAGTGTCTGCAGA GGAAGAAGAATTAGTGTACCTCGAATTTATTTCTGCTGTAACAGAGGATATCTTGTCCAGGGGGCATATCTCTGAAAG GGTCCTAGATAGGGTGATAAAGCGCCATATCGACATGAATCGGCATCAGCTTGATGAG gGTAAAATGCGCCACCTTCTGGTAGTGCTGCGTAAAGATTTTGAAGCGCCAACCAATAAATCCAACTCCAGTGCagagcttaaaaaaaaggagaatgatCTGCTCGACTCACTCCTACCATATCTGGGATCCGGGGGGAAACAAATGAAGACCAAAGAAGATGATGACATGATCCCCTTTGCGTCTCTTGTTAAATACTGTGATTCTTCCAATTACACTGATGGCTTATCAGTGTCTCCCGAAAGGACTGCTTCACCAACAAACACGAATGaaaaagacaaggagagagacaaCCAGGAAAATTGCACTGGCTCTCCTTTGCTCAGTGAGTATGTCACTGATAATACAGGTGTCAGTGAAGAGGACTTCCAACACAATCAAGTAGGCACAACTGCAACAAACGAAGAAGTCTGCAATGAAAACCATGAAAAGTCTGCAATGAACAGTGATGAAGGATTTGATCAAGACCACGGCGAGGTCAGTCACGATAGACATTCGAAAGAGCTCGAAGATCTGGGTAGAAGTCTGTCAGAGTCTCTTCATGTGTCCAGCAATACAGACTGTCACAGTGTGGAGGCTGCCGATGAGCAGCACGCAAATACAGTTGCTtctgacagtgatgatgagTTCTGA
- the spata7 gene encoding spermatogenesis-associated protein 7 homolog isoform X1 yields the protein MGYADWNPAMESRTGSVSSGLGSSPGTRGQSLKSSPFCPRSSSKLTQSIVRDHMVSHYKKVYSAKAAIDASVPKSMIHSVKYNDQIRQERLRKGGRPQSAHSLSQNSSRASCSSAQSTISVQYDDNPYLCSRSSIVSSPRFSTSFHAKEIVYQSRRLDHPHHARPASGFNSCSPESALHRKQSCSLAASGDQGRYKTFQDPAQKTYSGDLLQKHSQHFTQDKPFTPKTLKSDKSSYLAKYRYYREPRKKPTQDCTSSNSNLQQETCHRSTKNKEYTQEFDEPSQGFITEHEWSEDEFNDTCFSESRQQSRVNKSRDHYLFDSSSRFSTGGRKSPIMKQVSAEEEELVYLEFISAVTEDILSRGHISERVLDRVIKRHIDMNRHQLDEGKMRHLLVVLRKDFEAPTNKSNSSAELKKKENDLLDSLLPYLGSGGKQMKTKEDDDMIPFASLVKYCDSSNYTDGLSVSPERTASPTNTNEKDKERDNQENCTGSPLLSEYVTDNTGVSEEDFQHNQVGTTATNEEVCNENHEKSAMNSDEGFDQDHGEVSHDRHSKELEDLGRSLSESLHVSSNTDCHSVEAADEQHANTVASDSDDEF from the exons ATGGGATACGCTGACTGGAACCCTGCCATGGAATCGCGAACAG GGAGTGTGTCATCTGGACTGGGGAGCAGCCCTGGTACGAGAGGACAGAGCTTGAAGAGTAGCC CGTTTTGCCCTCGCTCCTCAAGCAAGTTGACGCAGTCCATCGTTAGAGACCACATGGTGTCTCATTACAAAAAGGTTTACTCAGCTAAAG CTGCCATTGATGCCTCAGTACCCAAAAGCATGATACATAGTGTAAAAT ACAATGACCAGATCAGGCAGGAACGCCTGAGGAAAGGGGGTCGTCCTCAGTCAGCCCATTCTCTCTCACAGAACAGTAGCAgagcctcctgctcctcagccCAG AGTACAATATCTGTGCAGTATGATGACAACCCATACCTCTGCTCGAGGAGCTCCATTGTCTCCAGCCCAAGGTTCAGCACCTCCTTTCATGCCAAGGAGATTGTTTATCAATCACGTAGACTGGACCATCCCCATCACGCTCGCCCTGCATCAGGATTTAACTCCTGCAGCCCAGAGTCAGCTTTGCACAGAAAGCAGTCATGTTCACTGGCAGCTTCGGGAGATCAGGGTCGCTACAAGACTTTCCAGGACCCTGCCCAGAAGACGTACAGCGGAGACCTGCTCCAGAAACACTCACAGCACTTTACCCAGGACAAACCTTTCACCCCAAAGACCCTGAAATCAGATAAGAGTTCATACCTGGCAAAATATCGCTACTACAGAGAACCACGAAAGAAGCCTACTCAGGACTGCACCAGCTCCAACTCCAATTTGCAACAGGAGACATGTCACAGaag CACAAAAAACAAGGAATATACACAGGAATTTGATGAACCATCTCAG GGATTTATTACAGAGCACGAGTGGTCTGAGGATGAGTTCAACGACACATGTTTCTCAGAATCTAGACAGCAGAGTCGAGTAAACAAGAGCAGAGACCATTATTTATTTGACTCCTCATCCAG GTTTTCAACAGGAGGCAGGAAATCTCCAATAATGAAGCAAGTGTCTGCAGA GGAAGAAGAATTAGTGTACCTCGAATTTATTTCTGCTGTAACAGAGGATATCTTGTCCAGGGGGCATATCTCTGAAAG GGTCCTAGATAGGGTGATAAAGCGCCATATCGACATGAATCGGCATCAGCTTGATGAG gGTAAAATGCGCCACCTTCTGGTAGTGCTGCGTAAAGATTTTGAAGCGCCAACCAATAAATCCAACTCCAGTGCagagcttaaaaaaaaggagaatgatCTGCTCGACTCACTCCTACCATATCTGGGATCCGGGGGGAAACAAATGAAGACCAAAGAAGATGATGACATGATCCCCTTTGCGTCTCTTGTTAAATACTGTGATTCTTCCAATTACACTGATGGCTTATCAGTGTCTCCCGAAAGGACTGCTTCACCAACAAACACGAATGaaaaagacaaggagagagacaaCCAGGAAAATTGCACTGGCTCTCCTTTGCTCAGTGAGTATGTCACTGATAATACAGGTGTCAGTGAAGAGGACTTCCAACACAATCAAGTAGGCACAACTGCAACAAACGAAGAAGTCTGCAATGAAAACCATGAAAAGTCTGCAATGAACAGTGATGAAGGATTTGATCAAGACCACGGCGAGGTCAGTCACGATAGACATTCGAAAGAGCTCGAAGATCTGGGTAGAAGTCTGTCAGAGTCTCTTCATGTGTCCAGCAATACAGACTGTCACAGTGTGGAGGCTGCCGATGAGCAGCACGCAAATACAGTTGCTtctgacagtgatgatgagTTCTGA
- the spata7 gene encoding spermatogenesis-associated protein 7 homolog isoform X2: MRSVSSGLGSSPGTRGQSLKSSPFCPRSSSKLTQSIVRDHMVSHYKKVYSAKAAIDASVPKSMIHSVKYNDQIRQERLRKGGRPQSAHSLSQNSSRASCSSAQSTISVQYDDNPYLCSRSSIVSSPRFSTSFHAKEIVYQSRRLDHPHHARPASGFNSCSPESALHRKQSCSLAASGDQGRYKTFQDPAQKTYSGDLLQKHSQHFTQDKPFTPKTLKSDKSSYLAKYRYYREPRKKPTQDCTSSNSNLQQETCHRSTKNKEYTQEFDEPSQGFITEHEWSEDEFNDTCFSESRQQSRVNKSRDHYLFDSSSRFSTGGRKSPIMKQVSAEEEELVYLEFISAVTEDILSRGHISERVLDRVIKRHIDMNRHQLDEGKMRHLLVVLRKDFEAPTNKSNSSAELKKKENDLLDSLLPYLGSGGKQMKTKEDDDMIPFASLVKYCDSSNYTDGLSVSPERTASPTNTNEKDKERDNQENCTGSPLLSEYVTDNTGVSEEDFQHNQVGTTATNEEVCNENHEKSAMNSDEGFDQDHGEVSHDRHSKELEDLGRSLSESLHVSSNTDCHSVEAADEQHANTVASDSDDEF, translated from the exons ATGA GGAGTGTGTCATCTGGACTGGGGAGCAGCCCTGGTACGAGAGGACAGAGCTTGAAGAGTAGCC CGTTTTGCCCTCGCTCCTCAAGCAAGTTGACGCAGTCCATCGTTAGAGACCACATGGTGTCTCATTACAAAAAGGTTTACTCAGCTAAAG CTGCCATTGATGCCTCAGTACCCAAAAGCATGATACATAGTGTAAAAT ACAATGACCAGATCAGGCAGGAACGCCTGAGGAAAGGGGGTCGTCCTCAGTCAGCCCATTCTCTCTCACAGAACAGTAGCAgagcctcctgctcctcagccCAG AGTACAATATCTGTGCAGTATGATGACAACCCATACCTCTGCTCGAGGAGCTCCATTGTCTCCAGCCCAAGGTTCAGCACCTCCTTTCATGCCAAGGAGATTGTTTATCAATCACGTAGACTGGACCATCCCCATCACGCTCGCCCTGCATCAGGATTTAACTCCTGCAGCCCAGAGTCAGCTTTGCACAGAAAGCAGTCATGTTCACTGGCAGCTTCGGGAGATCAGGGTCGCTACAAGACTTTCCAGGACCCTGCCCAGAAGACGTACAGCGGAGACCTGCTCCAGAAACACTCACAGCACTTTACCCAGGACAAACCTTTCACCCCAAAGACCCTGAAATCAGATAAGAGTTCATACCTGGCAAAATATCGCTACTACAGAGAACCACGAAAGAAGCCTACTCAGGACTGCACCAGCTCCAACTCCAATTTGCAACAGGAGACATGTCACAGaag CACAAAAAACAAGGAATATACACAGGAATTTGATGAACCATCTCAG GGATTTATTACAGAGCACGAGTGGTCTGAGGATGAGTTCAACGACACATGTTTCTCAGAATCTAGACAGCAGAGTCGAGTAAACAAGAGCAGAGACCATTATTTATTTGACTCCTCATCCAG GTTTTCAACAGGAGGCAGGAAATCTCCAATAATGAAGCAAGTGTCTGCAGA GGAAGAAGAATTAGTGTACCTCGAATTTATTTCTGCTGTAACAGAGGATATCTTGTCCAGGGGGCATATCTCTGAAAG GGTCCTAGATAGGGTGATAAAGCGCCATATCGACATGAATCGGCATCAGCTTGATGAG gGTAAAATGCGCCACCTTCTGGTAGTGCTGCGTAAAGATTTTGAAGCGCCAACCAATAAATCCAACTCCAGTGCagagcttaaaaaaaaggagaatgatCTGCTCGACTCACTCCTACCATATCTGGGATCCGGGGGGAAACAAATGAAGACCAAAGAAGATGATGACATGATCCCCTTTGCGTCTCTTGTTAAATACTGTGATTCTTCCAATTACACTGATGGCTTATCAGTGTCTCCCGAAAGGACTGCTTCACCAACAAACACGAATGaaaaagacaaggagagagacaaCCAGGAAAATTGCACTGGCTCTCCTTTGCTCAGTGAGTATGTCACTGATAATACAGGTGTCAGTGAAGAGGACTTCCAACACAATCAAGTAGGCACAACTGCAACAAACGAAGAAGTCTGCAATGAAAACCATGAAAAGTCTGCAATGAACAGTGATGAAGGATTTGATCAAGACCACGGCGAGGTCAGTCACGATAGACATTCGAAAGAGCTCGAAGATCTGGGTAGAAGTCTGTCAGAGTCTCTTCATGTGTCCAGCAATACAGACTGTCACAGTGTGGAGGCTGCCGATGAGCAGCACGCAAATACAGTTGCTtctgacagtgatgatgagTTCTGA